CTCTCAGACTCTTCTTAGTGTTTGTGTGGAGGTTGTTTCTTAATTTACGGGTAGCTTATCATttatctcctccacctcatcaccgAATCCTATATGCCACTTTTTAGGGGCATTATATTACTTGTTGTTATGCTTATATGTATTGGGATTAGAATTAGTTCATGACAAGATTGCAGGTAGTGTACACACGCTGTCTCAATTCCCCATGCTCAAGGCCTAGTCAAATCTAAGAGCTAGGATTAATGCGTAACAATGCTAATTATACCTcacaaaaaaaaggtttttttggTTCAACTAGTGCTAACAAGTTGTGTTGTTGTGGTGATTGCCAGGATCCATGCCCGTGCAAGCACAAGAGGCGCAGTCAAGGAGTGCCAAGGCAAGAGCAAGTTCTTCCTCGAGCACCAAACCAAGTGGGAGAAGGAAGGGAACAAAGGCTACGACACCAACGCGCACGGCTGGCGCTTCGCCTACGAGCTCACCTTCCCGGAAGGCGAAATCCCTTCTGACTGGGGGTACAGCAAGCCCCTGTGGGACGAGCACGCCAAGGACGaggctcgtcgccgccaccgagaGGCGAAGCAGCACAAGAACGAGGCGCTGCAACGCCAGCAGCGCATAGAGCAAGTACGAACACGCTGGCGGGAGAAATATGGCGCCGGGAAGGCACCGCGTAAAGAGCAGCTGCAGAAGGAGGCTATGGATGATATGTTTGACTGGCAAGTTCTGGCTGAGAAGAGGCACACCAAGAATGTGCAAATGGCCTTGAACATCATCAACAGGAAGCATCCGGGCAGAAACTACGAGCTCTGGGAGATCTCTGCAAAGAGCACGATCGTTGAGATGGAACTATCCTATTGCCACTACAACTTCACTGCGTACTCCCCAAGCAGTGGATTTGGGTTCTTCTTCGCCGAGACGAGCGACGATGTTAAATGTGAGGACCAAGTTCACTCGTGGTGTTCAATCGAAACAGGCGAAATAGGTATGGCAATTATTTATTCTGTTTACTTTTGTGGCATTTCGCTTAGACATTTATAAAGTAATGACCATTTTCTTATCTCATTTGACATGGGACACAACTTCATTTCACATGATGTCAGTGGGGTGATTATTACTGTAAAATTAGCATTTGGTTAAATCACTTTGCCTATCCTTTTGGATACACAATAATCGAGCAAAAACATAAGAGGACTCCACAACTTAACGGTGTATGGGATtgcttattatttttaattcattgctgcatttttttatttacttgtgTAGCACTCTCCAGAAGACCACAGTTTTACCTGATTTTATATATTACAAGCAACTGTTCTGTTTTAGGAAAACTAGTGAGTGAATATGTGCTACTAGCATATTTGACTGCCGATTGTTTGCAAATTGTTTCTGATACCAAGTCTACGCTACTGCACTACTATCTATTCTGTCCAAATATTTCCAATAATAGTTTTCCAACAAATCTTGTAATGATTTTTCATTCCTTCTAGTAGTGATATTCTCTGAAGGAGATAAACTGAtcctttatatttattttttttacagggTGTTGTGTGCGATGCATGAGTTATGAGATTTACCTTGTACACCCAAGCAGCGACAAGTTCTTGTTCGGGGATGAAAGCTTACATTGCTGCTGTGCTGACCACTGATGGCCATATTAGTAAATGTATTCTTGTAATCTTGAAAAGCTGCCAGTGTTATCAGTAGGATTTATCTATTGATAATATGTAATACAAGAAGAATGTTTGCTTGAGAAATTTGTACGCACTAGATTTTAAATTATACCATTATGTAGTCAATGTCTTTAATAACTTCAATCAAGAATATACACTGGggaaattatttttagataatatattatattaacccggcctctacaccttAGAAAGGTGTACACAGCCCAAATACACTGGAGaagttatatatatagctgTAGCAAATATCTCTATTCACTCGTTCAAACTTCAAAGTTGGTCCAGTGTGAACTGGGCATTGGACTTCACGAAGCTAGCTTTTCCCATCAgtgatttctgaaattttgatttatttgaaCTGTGGGAGTGAGAGACTCATGaatcaaaatatattctttGTTTCACTTGCTCAGTTACTCTTATTCTGTTTGGTTCTATGCCAATGCTAGCCATATCAacattttgtaatttttcaCAAGATTGATTAGCCTTTTAACTCGTTTTGCAATGCCATTCTTTTTCCAAACCAAATGAGTGATAATTTTTGTAATTCTGACAAGATTTGATTAGCCTTTTACTTGTTTTGCAATGCCATTCTTTTTACGAACTAAATGGGTGATGATTTTTCGGCGTAGCGAAATGGTTGTTATGTTGGGAAACAAACCAAACATGCCTGAACTTCGGTGGCCTGGCTGCTCTGTTTGCAAGAGCTGTTACCAACTCCCTATACTCGTTTTTCCACGCttacacttttcaaactgctaaacgatgtgttccGTTTTCGTGCGTACTATTTGGGTTGGGAACCTGTTCTTGCGAACAGAGCTTGGGGACTAGGGAACTGAAGATGTATGAATAGTAATCCTCCTGTACCATGCCATATTagaaacatactccctccatccatttTTTGACGGAGTATATGGTTGGTATTCTCTGATGTGGACGCCATCAAGCTTTGATGGACATCTTTCTCACTGCCTTCCTGCTTTTCtgatctctctttttttttcccgtttgGATATGCTCACTAACAAAGATCAAGATCTTTATACTCACATAATATAAAATCAAGATATGTACACTAATTGAATTCCATGCATTTATGAGCATATATTAGTTGGAGTTTATTTAGCGTTTATTCAATTCCGCATTGGATAAAAGAAGACTAGTCAGTTGTTGCCGATGACAGCGCAAGACTTTTCTGAGATACGACCACAGAGAGTCGTTGAGTCAAGCACCCCGTGAGCATTTTGATCTACATGCTGTGAATGTTTCATAATACATACCTTGTTATCAGTATTCCTTTCTACATGCTGTGAATGTTTCATAAGGATATGGATTAGATACTGCCAGGTATATTCAACCTAATGTTATTTAGCCACgttgaataaaatttatataggagTAACAAGTACTTTTACAATTTGGGCTATTTTAGAATATTGGATAGAGGATTACCATGTTTATTGAGAAAATCAAAACTCAGAAAAACTTGATTTAGACAGTAACAGGCAAATGAGATTCAAACGCCATcaagcacaagcacaagcacTTGCATGCGCTCCTTGACCACAACAGCACGCAAATCCCTCACAATGCAGTTGAAGCTCGGAAGGCGCCACAGACAACAGAGCAGTAGTACGTGCATCAGTCAGAAGGACAGATACCTCATGTTTGACATTAGGACAGATTTATCCTTGCAATAAAAGTAACTTTTTCACAAAAAAAGCTCAAATATCTCACATTAATCAATGCATAGGAAAGAAATATAGAtaaccaaatcaagaaatatT
The sequence above is drawn from the Oryza glaberrima chromosome 10, OglaRS2, whole genome shotgun sequence genome and encodes:
- the LOC127786155 gene encoding uncharacterized protein LOC127786155 translates to MASPSAAPNPRIHARASTRGAVKECQGKSKFFLEHQTKWEKEGNKGYDTNAHGWRFAYELTFPEGEIPSDWGYSKPLWDEHAKDEARRRHREAKQHKNEALQRQQRIEQVRTRWREKYGAGKAPRKEQLQKEAMDDMFDWQVLAEKRHTKNVQMALNIINRKHPGRNYELWEISAKSTIVEMELSYCHYNFTAYSPSSGFGFFFAETSDDVKCEDQVHSWCSIETGEIGCCVRCMSYEIYLVHPSSDKFLFGDESLHCCCADH